A stretch of the Bartonella henselae str. Houston-1 genome encodes the following:
- the purF gene encoding amidophosphoribosyltransferase — MTKIDIPFQEFSLNDDTLHEECGVFGILGHEDAATLTALGLHALQHRGQEAAGIVSYHNKMFHQEKHLGLVGDHYTNPATLARLPGNRAIGHTRYSTTGEIALRNVQPLFAELKAGGIAIAHNGNLTNGLTLRRELIASGAICQSTSDSEVFLHLIARSRYESSSDRFVDAIRKVEGGYAMLALTRTKLIAARDPIGIRPLVMGELHGKPIFCSETCALDIIGAKYIRDVKNGEVIVCEIQKNGEITTKIIKPENKKPEKLCLFEYVYFARPDSIVGGRSVYMTRKNMGIRLAQEAPCEGDIVVPVPDGGTPAAIGYAQEIGIPFELGIIRNHYVGRTFIEPTQQIRAFGVKLKHSANRPVIEGKRVILVDDSIVRGTTSVKIVQMLRDAGAKEVHMRISSPMIFYPDFYGIDTPKVESLLANQYPDLKAMCNFVGADSLEFLSTNGLYLAVIGEKRNNADPQFTDHYFTGDYPTHLVDQESIPKIYQSSVLKTRD, encoded by the coding sequence ATGACAAAAATCGACATTCCATTTCAGGAGTTTTCATTGAATGACGATACCCTTCATGAAGAATGCGGAGTCTTTGGTATTCTTGGCCATGAGGATGCAGCGACTTTAACAGCTCTTGGACTTCACGCGCTTCAACATCGTGGACAAGAAGCAGCTGGGATTGTTTCTTACCATAATAAAATGTTTCATCAAGAAAAGCATCTAGGTCTTGTTGGTGATCATTATACAAACCCCGCAACACTTGCGCGTTTACCGGGAAATCGCGCTATCGGGCATACCCGTTATTCAACAACTGGAGAAATAGCATTACGCAATGTGCAACCCCTTTTTGCTGAGTTAAAAGCTGGAGGTATTGCCATTGCCCATAATGGCAATCTTACTAACGGTCTTACATTACGCCGAGAACTCATTGCTTCCGGTGCTATCTGCCAATCAACATCAGATTCTGAAGTTTTTCTTCATCTTATTGCTCGTTCACGTTATGAATCGTCGTCAGATCGCTTTGTTGATGCTATTCGAAAAGTGGAAGGTGGTTATGCCATGTTAGCGCTCACACGCACCAAACTGATTGCTGCGCGTGATCCAATAGGTATTCGACCTCTGGTGATGGGTGAACTTCATGGTAAACCAATATTTTGTTCCGAAACCTGTGCCCTTGATATTATTGGAGCAAAATATATTCGCGATGTTAAAAATGGAGAAGTCATCGTATGTGAAATACAAAAAAATGGGGAAATCACCACAAAAATTATAAAACCAGAAAATAAGAAACCAGAAAAACTTTGCCTTTTTGAATATGTCTATTTTGCGCGTCCTGATTCAATCGTCGGAGGACGAAGTGTTTATATGACACGTAAAAATATGGGTATCCGTTTAGCTCAAGAAGCCCCCTGTGAAGGTGATATTGTGGTTCCTGTTCCTGACGGGGGAACACCCGCTGCAATTGGTTATGCCCAAGAAATTGGAATTCCCTTTGAGCTTGGTATTATTCGTAATCATTACGTCGGACGCACATTTATCGAACCAACACAACAAATTCGCGCTTTTGGGGTTAAATTAAAGCATTCTGCAAATCGTCCTGTTATTGAAGGAAAACGTGTCATTCTGGTCGATGACTCCATTGTACGAGGAACAACATCCGTTAAAATTGTGCAAATGCTCCGCGATGCAGGAGCAAAAGAAGTTCATATGCGCATCTCTAGTCCTATGATTTTCTATCCCGATTTCTATGGTATTGATACACCTAAAGTTGAAAGTTTGTTGGCTAATCAATATCCAGATTTAAAAGCTATGTGCAATTTTGTTGGAGCTGACTCATTAGAATTTCTTTCAACAAATGGTCTATATCTTGCTGTGATAGGAGAAAAACGAAATAATGCTGATCCACAATTTACTGACCATTATTTTACTGGAGATTATCCTACACATCTAGTCGATCAAGAAAGTATTCCTAAAATTTATCAATCATCTGTCCTAAAAACAAGAGATTAA
- a CDS encoding CvpA family protein, protein MIITVLDGIVVAVILFSAFLAMLRGFSREVLSLISWAIAAVVTLFLFKPVVPFFEQYISNKMVALITTLIVIFIIVLIITSIITMKISDFIIDSRIGIFDRTIGFIFGALRGLLIMVIGMLLINALVKPEQQPDWLKNAKTKPIIDSLGQKVWNILPKNLDTVLEKTEQLFKRNDANTNDQHSHENMSQQNGK, encoded by the coding sequence ATGATCATAACAGTTCTTGATGGAATTGTCGTAGCAGTCATCCTGTTTTCTGCCTTTCTCGCCATGCTCAGAGGATTTTCACGCGAAGTATTATCGTTAATTTCTTGGGCAATTGCAGCTGTTGTCACATTATTTTTATTTAAACCCGTAGTGCCCTTCTTTGAGCAGTATATTTCTAATAAAATGGTTGCGTTGATCACTACATTGATTGTAATTTTTATTATTGTTCTGATTATTACTTCAATCATTACAATGAAAATATCCGATTTTATTATTGATAGTCGAATTGGTATATTTGACCGCACTATCGGTTTTATCTTTGGAGCACTGCGCGGCTTATTAATCATGGTCATTGGCATGTTACTCATTAATGCACTTGTCAAACCTGAACAACAACCTGACTGGTTAAAAAATGCAAAAACAAAGCCCATCATTGATTCACTGGGACAAAAAGTCTGGAACATATTGCCTAAAAACCTCGACACTGTTCTCGAAAAAACCGAACAACTCTTTAAAAGAAACGATGCAAACACAAATGATCAACATTCTCATGAAAATATGTCCCAACAAAATGGAAAATAA
- the radA gene encoding DNA repair protein RadA, which translates to MARIRVQFICQNCGTVHSRWAGKCNSCGEWNSLIEENANSGIGTGPKQNVHKGRVVALTSLSGNIEDAPRIHSGIAELDRVTGGGFVRGSVLLVGGDPGIGKSTLLTQTAAALSRKGHHVIYVSGEEAVAQICLRAQRLDAANTKVKLAAETNVEDILATLSEHKNLDMVIIDSIQTLWSDAADSAPGTVTQVRISAQAMIRFAKKTGAAVVLVGHVTKEGQIAGPRVVEHMVDAVLYFEGEGGHHYRILRTVKNRFGPTDEIGVFEMSDKGLREVINPSELFLGERNEKAPGAAVFAGMEGTRPILVEIQALVAPSSLGTPRRAVVGWDGNRLSMILAVLEAHCGVRFGQHDVYLNVAGGYRISEPAADLAVAAALVSSLTNIPLPTEYVYFGEISLSGAIRAVSHSAQRINEAQKLGFQGSVQPTTTTKMIKLPTFQQKTFSELSELIAALATGK; encoded by the coding sequence ATGGCACGCATCCGTGTTCAATTTATCTGTCAAAATTGTGGGACTGTCCATTCACGCTGGGCTGGCAAATGTAATTCCTGTGGAGAATGGAATTCCCTTATTGAAGAAAATGCGAATAGCGGCATCGGCACTGGCCCCAAGCAAAATGTTCATAAGGGGCGTGTAGTGGCTCTTACATCTCTTTCTGGAAATATCGAAGATGCTCCACGCATCCATTCTGGCATTGCTGAACTTGATCGTGTGACTGGAGGTGGTTTTGTACGTGGATCAGTCTTACTTGTTGGTGGCGACCCTGGTATTGGAAAGTCAACATTGCTTACACAAACAGCAGCAGCCTTATCGCGAAAAGGACATCATGTTATCTACGTTTCAGGAGAAGAAGCTGTTGCACAAATCTGCCTTCGTGCCCAAAGGCTTGATGCTGCAAATACAAAGGTTAAGCTCGCTGCTGAAACTAATGTTGAAGATATTCTTGCAACCTTAAGCGAACACAAAAACCTTGATATGGTTATTATCGATTCTATTCAGACCCTATGGTCAGATGCAGCAGATTCAGCACCCGGTACTGTCACACAAGTGCGCATTAGCGCTCAAGCAATGATCCGTTTTGCAAAAAAAACAGGAGCAGCTGTTGTTCTTGTCGGCCATGTTACAAAAGAGGGACAAATTGCCGGTCCTAGGGTTGTCGAACACATGGTTGATGCTGTTCTTTATTTTGAAGGTGAAGGTGGACATCACTATCGAATCCTTAGAACTGTAAAAAATCGCTTCGGACCAACTGATGAGATTGGTGTTTTCGAAATGTCTGATAAAGGATTACGGGAGGTAATCAATCCATCTGAACTTTTTTTGGGTGAACGAAATGAAAAAGCACCAGGAGCTGCTGTTTTTGCAGGAATGGAAGGAACACGTCCAATACTAGTAGAAATTCAAGCGCTTGTTGCTCCCTCTTCACTCGGAACACCACGACGTGCCGTTGTTGGATGGGATGGCAATCGCCTTTCAATGATTCTTGCCGTCTTAGAAGCTCATTGCGGTGTCCGCTTTGGACAACATGATGTCTATCTGAATGTTGCAGGAGGATATCGTATATCAGAACCAGCAGCTGATTTAGCTGTTGCCGCTGCTTTGGTATCCTCTCTCACAAATATTCCTCTCCCAACGGAGTATGTCTATTTTGGTGAAATAAGCCTTTCAGGAGCTATCCGCGCGGTTTCTCATTCAGCACAGCGTATCAATGAAGCCCAAAAACTCGGTTTTCAAGGATCTGTTCAACCCACCACAACAACCAAAATGATAAAATTGCCAACTTTTCAACAAAAAACATTCTCTGAACTTTCTGAATTGATCGCCGCTCTTGCCACAGGTAAATAA
- a CDS encoding replicative DNA helicase — protein sequence MEETSVVNFSSSQKEEASFRELPHNIEAEQALLGALLINNDALDRVSDFLKPEHFFEPLHQKIYDVVSHLIKNGKLANPVTIKPFIPAEEKIGDITVFNYVIRLAKEAVTIINAEDYGRVIYDLFIRRSLINIGNQVVNTAFDAPLELTPSQQIETVENQLFELAEKGKYGGGFENFNEAIKKAIDMATAAKKRSSHLSGIATHIKTLDEKMGGLQPSDLIILAGRPGMGKTSLATNIAFNIANACNHDANTQENEGGIVGFFSLEMSSEQLATRIISEQTEVSSSDIRRGSILDEQFSKIIRAMNQLQKAPLYIDQTGGISIAQLAARARRLKRQHGLDVLIIDYIQLMTSNSKRSSENRVQEITEITTGLKALAKELNIPIIALSQLSRQVENRTDKRPQLSDLRESGSIEQDADIVLFVYREEYYLKNGEPKIGTLEYERWQETMDKAFGKAEVIIAKQRHGPTGTVHLAFQSDFTRFSDLADSNYLPEQYG from the coding sequence ATGGAAGAAACAAGCGTCGTCAATTTCAGCTCTTCGCAAAAAGAAGAAGCTTCTTTTCGAGAACTTCCACACAATATTGAAGCCGAGCAAGCATTGCTTGGAGCACTTCTTATTAATAATGATGCGCTCGATCGCGTTTCAGATTTTCTAAAACCCGAACATTTTTTTGAACCATTGCATCAAAAAATCTACGACGTTGTGTCTCATCTTATCAAAAATGGAAAACTTGCAAATCCGGTTACTATCAAGCCCTTTATTCCAGCAGAAGAAAAAATTGGAGATATTACTGTATTTAATTATGTTATTCGTTTAGCTAAAGAAGCAGTAACAATCATTAATGCTGAGGATTATGGACGAGTCATCTATGATCTTTTTATCCGGCGATCCTTGATTAATATTGGTAACCAAGTTGTTAATACAGCTTTTGATGCCCCTTTAGAGCTTACGCCATCCCAACAAATTGAAACTGTTGAAAATCAGTTGTTTGAACTAGCAGAAAAGGGGAAATATGGCGGTGGGTTTGAAAATTTCAATGAGGCTATCAAAAAAGCTATTGACATGGCAACCGCTGCAAAAAAGCGTTCTTCACACTTATCAGGGATAGCAACCCATATTAAAACACTTGATGAAAAAATGGGAGGATTACAACCCTCTGACCTCATTATCCTTGCTGGTCGCCCTGGTATGGGTAAAACATCACTGGCTACCAATATTGCCTTTAATATTGCTAATGCTTGCAACCATGATGCCAACACACAAGAAAATGAGGGAGGTATTGTTGGATTCTTCTCGCTTGAAATGTCATCAGAACAGCTTGCAACCCGTATTATTTCGGAACAAACAGAGGTTTCCTCTTCTGACATTCGACGTGGATCTATTTTAGACGAGCAATTTTCCAAAATCATCCGTGCCATGAATCAACTACAAAAAGCACCTCTTTACATTGACCAAACTGGTGGGATATCCATCGCTCAATTAGCAGCGCGCGCACGGCGTCTCAAAAGACAACACGGTTTAGATGTCTTGATTATTGACTATATACAACTCATGACAAGCAATTCGAAGCGTTCGTCTGAAAACCGTGTTCAAGAAATTACAGAAATTACGACAGGACTCAAAGCATTAGCTAAAGAACTGAATATACCCATTATTGCGCTTTCACAGCTTTCACGCCAGGTCGAAAATCGAACAGATAAACGTCCACAACTTTCAGATTTACGGGAATCTGGTTCCATTGAGCAAGATGCCGACATTGTCCTTTTTGTGTACCGTGAAGAATATTACCTTAAAAATGGAGAACCAAAGATAGGCACTCTTGAATATGAAAGATGGCAAGAAACAATGGACAAAGCTTTTGGAAAAGCGGAAGTTATTATCGCAAAACAACGTCATGGACCAACAGGAACTGTTCATCTTGCTTTTCAGTCTGATTTTACACGCTTTAGCGATCTGGCAGACAGTAATTATCTTCCAGAGCAATATGGTTAA
- the rplI gene encoding 50S ribosomal protein L9, whose amino-acid sequence MDIILLERIPRLGQMGDIVSVKDGYARNFLLPQGKALRANEANKKHFEIQRAQLEARNLERKSEAEKIAEKLDGKSFIVVRSAGETGQLYGSVSTRDISEIITSEGFSIGRNQVELNHPIKTIGLHTIMLSLHPEVQISVIINVARSASEAQRQAEGETLTSAEAIYDVRKELLAENQEETFAENQQKALAKEMNDNDANSINEEA is encoded by the coding sequence ATGGATATTATTCTGCTTGAGCGCATTCCTCGTCTCGGTCAGATGGGTGATATTGTCTCAGTTAAAGATGGTTATGCACGTAACTTTCTCCTGCCTCAAGGTAAAGCTTTACGTGCTAATGAAGCTAATAAAAAACATTTTGAAATACAGCGCGCGCAACTTGAAGCTCGTAATCTTGAACGCAAAAGCGAAGCAGAGAAAATTGCTGAAAAACTTGATGGTAAATCTTTCATTGTCGTGCGTTCAGCTGGTGAAACAGGACAACTTTACGGATCTGTATCAACACGTGATATTTCTGAAATCATAACAAGTGAAGGCTTTTCTATAGGACGCAATCAGGTTGAACTTAATCATCCAATAAAAACGATTGGCCTCCATACCATCATGCTTAGCCTACATCCTGAAGTTCAAATTTCTGTGATCATTAACGTTGCGCGTTCAGCCAGTGAAGCACAACGCCAAGCAGAAGGTGAAACTCTTACCTCTGCCGAAGCAATCTACGATGTTAGAAAAGAACTATTAGCAGAAAATCAAGAAGAAACGTTCGCAGAAAATCAGCAAAAAGCGTTAGCAAAAGAAATGAATGACAACGATGCAAACAGCATCAATGAAGAGGCTTAA
- the rpsR gene encoding 30S ribosomal protein S18 — MTEMNQTAIRRPFHRRRKTCPFSGTNAPKIDYKDIKLLQRYISERGKIVPSRITAISQKKQRELANAIKRARFLGLLPYVIK; from the coding sequence ATGACTGAGATGAATCAAACTGCAATACGTCGTCCTTTTCATCGCCGTCGTAAAACATGTCCGTTTTCAGGTACTAATGCTCCAAAAATTGATTATAAAGATATCAAATTATTACAGCGTTATATTTCAGAACGTGGGAAAATTGTTCCTTCACGGATTACAGCCATTAGTCAGAAAAAACAGCGTGAATTAGCTAATGCCATCAAACGCGCGCGTTTTCTTGGCTTGCTTCCATACGTTATAAAATAA
- the rpsF gene encoding 30S ribosomal protein S6, translating into MALYEHMFLARQDIAPQQVDELLNIYKGVIETYGGKVGRVENWGLRPLAYRIRKNRKAYYVLVNIDAPATAIAEVERQMRINEDILRYMTIRVEKHEKEKSAMFSRLDRNGHIGHDEKHPRSPSRQREDVIEGVE; encoded by the coding sequence ATGGCTCTTTATGAACATATGTTCCTTGCCCGACAAGATATTGCACCGCAGCAAGTTGATGAACTTTTGAATATCTACAAGGGTGTCATTGAAACGTACGGTGGAAAAGTTGGGCGTGTAGAAAATTGGGGTCTTCGTCCCCTCGCTTATCGTATTCGCAAAAACCGTAAAGCTTATTATGTACTGGTCAATATTGATGCACCAGCTACAGCAATTGCTGAAGTTGAACGTCAAATGCGAATCAATGAAGATATTTTGCGTTATATGACCATTCGTGTAGAAAAACACGAAAAAGAAAAGTCTGCTATGTTCTCGCGCCTTGATCGCAATGGTCACATTGGCCATGATGAAAAGCATCCTCGTTCTCCAAGTCGTCAACGTGAAGATGTTATTGAAGGAGTAGAATAA
- a CDS encoding undecaprenyl-diphosphatase, with protein sequence MDFLNQIDVALFEMFASHHQSWSVLVLFSVFCAKFLIYIIPLHLCALWFCGGDRERRVVLSICVSICMALFIGYLISLVYLRPRPFVVGLTTPLIKHRATASFPSNHALTISSYMACFYFYRYKIASRFAAIFLCLICWGRIFVGVHYPFDILAGTILGSLISWGVIQFMVPYFPQFLYQIPPLKYNFKRDIRSK encoded by the coding sequence ATGGATTTTTTAAACCAGATTGATGTTGCACTTTTTGAAATGTTTGCTAGTCATCATCAATCATGGTCTGTCTTAGTTTTGTTTAGTGTTTTTTGTGCAAAGTTTTTAATTTATATTATACCACTACATCTTTGTGCATTGTGGTTTTGCGGTGGGGATAGGGAACGACGCGTAGTGCTCAGCATTTGTGTGAGCATTTGTATGGCTCTTTTTATAGGTTATCTGATTTCCCTTGTTTATTTACGTCCACGCCCTTTTGTTGTGGGTTTGACAACGCCACTGATTAAGCATCGTGCAACAGCTTCTTTTCCTAGTAATCATGCCTTAACTATTTCTTCTTATATGGCGTGTTTCTATTTTTATAGATACAAAATTGCTTCTCGGTTTGCAGCGATATTTTTATGTTTGATTTGTTGGGGGCGTATCTTTGTTGGCGTACATTATCCCTTTGATATTTTGGCTGGTACAATTTTGGGAAGCCTTATAAGTTGGGGGGTCATTCAGTTTATGGTACCATACTTTCCTCAGTTTTTATATCAAATTCCGCCATTAAAATATAATTTTAAGAGGGATATTCGTTCCAAATAA
- the fabD gene encoding ACP S-malonyltransferase, giving the protein MGAAFTFPGQGSQLIGMGKVLTEQFVAARMVFEEVDDALSEKLSDIIFEGPADVLTLTANAQPALMAVSMAVIRVMEQLGLNVEKKVKFVAGHSLGEYSALCAAGTFSLTDTARLLRIRGNAMQAAVAVGEGSMAALIGLDEKDVEEICEIVAEEGLCQIANDNGGGQIVISGEAKAVETAVEVASQKGAKRAVLLPVSAPFHSALMQPAANAMKNALLTVNKTAPIVPLIANVSVIPESDPERIVSLLVQQVTGRVRWRETIEWISANGVNTLFEIGSGKVLTGLARRINKDIKALTVGTAEEIEAALRVLGV; this is encoded by the coding sequence ATGGGTGCAGCTTTTACTTTTCCAGGGCAGGGGAGTCAGCTTATTGGTATGGGAAAAGTTCTTACAGAGCAATTTGTTGCAGCGCGAATGGTTTTTGAGGAAGTGGATGATGCTTTAAGTGAAAAATTATCAGATATCATTTTTGAAGGGCCAGCAGATGTTTTAACGTTAACAGCAAATGCGCAACCAGCTTTAATGGCTGTATCCATGGCAGTTATTCGTGTGATGGAACAATTGGGGCTTAATGTAGAAAAAAAGGTAAAATTTGTTGCAGGCCATTCTTTAGGGGAATATTCGGCTCTTTGTGCTGCCGGTACATTTAGTCTTACTGATACGGCAAGGCTCTTGCGGATTCGTGGAAACGCTATGCAGGCTGCTGTTGCTGTTGGTGAAGGATCTATGGCAGCACTTATTGGTTTGGATGAAAAAGATGTGGAAGAAATTTGTGAAATTGTTGCTGAGGAAGGACTCTGCCAGATAGCCAATGATAATGGTGGTGGGCAAATTGTTATTTCAGGTGAAGCAAAAGCAGTTGAGACAGCGGTAGAGGTTGCATCACAAAAAGGTGCTAAACGTGCTGTTCTCCTTCCTGTTTCTGCACCTTTTCATTCGGCTTTAATGCAACCTGCTGCCAATGCTATGAAGAATGCACTTTTGACTGTTAACAAAACAGCTCCTATTGTTCCTCTCATTGCCAATGTATCTGTTATACCAGAAAGTGATCCAGAGCGTATTGTGTCGCTTCTTGTCCAACAAGTAACCGGGAGAGTGCGATGGCGTGAAACGATTGAGTGGATCAGTGCCAATGGAGTTAATACACTTTTTGAAATTGGTTCTGGGAAGGTATTAACAGGTTTAGCGCGTCGTATTAATAAGGATATAAAGGCATTGACAGTTGGGACAGCAGAGGAAATAGAAGCAGCACTACGGGTGCTTGGTGTTTAG
- the fabG gene encoding 3-oxoacyl-[acyl-carrier-protein] reductase, translating into MFKLTGRKALVTGATGGIGEAIARCFHAQGAIVGLHGTREDKLKEIAADLGKDVFVFSANLSDRKSIKQLAEVAEREMEGIDILVNNAGITRDGLFVRMQDQDWDDVLAVNLTAASTLTRELIHSMMRRRYGRIINITSIVGVVGNPGQTNYCAAKAGLIGFSKALAQEIASRNITVNCIAPGFIKSAMTDKLNEKQKEAIMAMIPMKRMGIGEEIAFATVYLASDEAAYLTGQTLHINGGMAMI; encoded by the coding sequence ATGTTTAAATTAACAGGTCGTAAAGCTCTTGTGACGGGAGCAACGGGAGGAATTGGTGAGGCAATTGCGCGTTGTTTCCATGCACAAGGGGCAATTGTTGGGCTCCATGGAACACGTGAAGACAAGCTGAAAGAAATTGCTGCAGATTTAGGAAAAGATGTTTTTGTGTTCTCTGCCAATCTTTCTGACCGTAAATCCATTAAGCAACTGGCTGAAGTTGCGGAAAGAGAAATGGAGGGTATCGATATCTTGGTTAACAATGCTGGAATCACCCGAGATGGTCTTTTTGTTCGTATGCAGGATCAAGACTGGGATGATGTCTTAGCAGTCAATCTAACAGCTGCTTCTACTTTGACACGTGAATTGATACATTCGATGATGCGCCGTCGCTACGGACGGATTATTAACATAACATCTATTGTTGGTGTTGTCGGAAATCCTGGGCAAACGAATTATTGTGCTGCAAAAGCTGGTTTGATAGGTTTTTCTAAAGCATTGGCACAAGAAATTGCTTCACGAAATATCACTGTCAATTGTATTGCTCCAGGATTCATTAAATCTGCAATGACAGACAAACTGAATGAAAAGCAAAAAGAAGCTATTATGGCTATGATTCCAATGAAACGTATGGGAATAGGGGAAGAAATAGCTTTTGCTACTGTTTATTTAGCGAGTGATGAAGCGGCATATCTGACAGGTCAAACACTTCATATCAATGGTGGGATGGCAATGATCTGA
- a CDS encoding acyl carrier protein, with the protein MSDTVERVKKIIVEHLGVNADKVVEDASFIDDLGADSLDTVELVMAFEEEFGVEIPDEAAETIFTVGDAVKFIDKASA; encoded by the coding sequence ATGAGTGATACAGTAGAGCGCGTTAAGAAAATTATCGTAGAGCATCTTGGGGTTAATGCAGATAAGGTAGTAGAAGATGCGAGCTTTATCGATGATCTAGGAGCAGATAGCCTTGATACGGTCGAGCTCGTTATGGCTTTTGAAGAAGAATTTGGTGTAGAAATCCCAGATGAGGCTGCTGAAACGATTTTCACAGTGGGTGATGCAGTAAAGTTTATTGATAAAGCTTCTGCATAA
- the fabF gene encoding beta-ketoacyl-ACP synthase II codes for MRRVVITGLGLVSPLAGDVEYSWKRLLEGKSGVRRITEFDVSDLSCQIAARIPVGDGTNGTYNADLHMESKEQRKVDAFIVYAIAAADQALADAEWFPKSDEDQICTGVLIGSGIGGIEGIVEAGYTLRDKGPRRISPFFIPGRLINLASGYVSIKYGLRGPNHSVVTACSTGAHAIGDAARLIALGDADVMLAGGTESPINRISLAGFSACRALSTCRNDDPERASRPYDVDRDGFVMGEGAAIVVLEELEHAKKRGARIYAEIIGYGLSGDAYHITAPSESGEGAQRSMMAALKRAQVNVSELDYINAHGTSTMADVIELAAVERVLGYYAPQVSMSSTKSSIGHLLGAAGAAEAIFCVLAIRDNIAPATLNLENPSIETKIDLVPHKPRERKIDTVLSNSFGFGGTNASLVMRRFSE; via the coding sequence ATGAGGCGTGTTGTTATTACTGGTTTAGGATTGGTATCTCCATTAGCTGGTGATGTCGAGTATAGTTGGAAACGACTTCTTGAAGGAAAAAGTGGTGTTCGACGCATTACTGAATTTGATGTATCCGACTTATCGTGCCAGATTGCTGCGCGTATCCCCGTAGGGGATGGTACAAATGGTACATATAATGCTGATTTGCATATGGAATCCAAGGAGCAGCGTAAGGTTGATGCATTTATTGTTTATGCAATTGCAGCCGCTGACCAAGCACTTGCAGATGCTGAGTGGTTTCCCAAGAGTGATGAAGACCAGATTTGCACAGGTGTGTTAATTGGTTCGGGTATTGGTGGCATTGAAGGGATTGTTGAGGCTGGTTATACGCTTCGTGATAAAGGTCCACGGCGTATTTCTCCTTTTTTTATTCCAGGACGTTTGATTAATCTTGCTTCTGGTTATGTATCTATTAAATATGGTTTGCGTGGTCCTAATCATTCGGTTGTAACGGCCTGTTCAACAGGTGCACATGCCATTGGTGATGCAGCACGTTTGATTGCGTTGGGTGATGCAGATGTGATGCTAGCAGGTGGCACTGAATCCCCGATAAATCGAATATCTCTTGCTGGTTTTTCTGCTTGTCGAGCTCTTTCTACTTGTCGTAATGATGATCCTGAACGGGCATCACGTCCTTATGATGTTGATCGTGATGGTTTTGTGATGGGGGAAGGAGCAGCGATTGTTGTTTTAGAAGAGCTTGAACATGCAAAAAAACGAGGTGCTCGTATTTATGCTGAGATTATTGGCTATGGTCTATCTGGTGACGCTTACCACATTACAGCACCTTCAGAGAGTGGTGAAGGTGCGCAGCGTAGTATGATGGCTGCTCTTAAGCGTGCACAAGTGAATGTAAGCGAACTTGATTACATTAATGCTCACGGTACATCGACGATGGCTGATGTTATAGAATTGGCTGCTGTTGAGCGTGTTTTGGGCTATTATGCACCACAAGTATCCATGTCATCAACAAAGTCATCTATAGGACATTTACTTGGTGCAGCTGGTGCAGCTGAGGCTATTTTTTGTGTTTTAGCTATACGAGATAATATAGCTCCAGCAACACTTAATCTTGAAAATCCATCAATTGAAACGAAAATTGACCTTGTTCCACATAAACCGCGCGAGCGAAAAATTGATACAGTTCTATCCAATTCTTTTGGATTTGGTGGAACAAATGCGTCTTTAGTGATGCGGCGTTTTTCGGAATAA